A genome region from Dolichospermum compactum NIES-806 includes the following:
- a CDS encoding type I restriction endonuclease: MTIAVTENIQSLYDVETKLGLRRSHDPDFFMEWCRDFEELEDTEKTTLDRIKGSYIYHINQGCLSEGTVNLLMVSPLLFLAGFLESPFSLRSEQSVEISDYDGSVTYHGRIDALVLNNNLWIVLIEAKRSSFSFLVAVPQALTYMTASPNGDKPTYGLVTNGDHFMFVKLQQSQYDLSDDFSLFKRSSNELYRVLQILKSFQNL, from the coding sequence ATGACTATTGCAGTTACAGAAAATATTCAATCACTTTATGATGTAGAGACAAAGTTAGGACTAAGGCGATCTCATGATCCAGACTTTTTCATGGAATGGTGTAGAGATTTTGAAGAATTAGAAGATACCGAAAAAACAACTCTAGATCGGATCAAAGGGTCTTATATATATCATATTAATCAAGGCTGTTTGTCTGAAGGAACGGTAAATTTGTTGATGGTTTCACCATTACTATTTTTGGCAGGTTTTCTGGAATCACCTTTTAGTTTGCGAAGTGAACAGTCAGTTGAGATTAGCGATTATGATGGTAGTGTTACTTATCACGGAAGAATTGATGCTTTAGTTTTGAATAACAACTTATGGATAGTTTTAATTGAAGCAAAGCGTTCTAGTTTTTCATTTTTAGTGGCAGTACCACAAGCTCTTACCTACATGACAGCAAGCCCAAATGGTGATAAACCAACTTATGGACTCGTTACCAACGGCGATCATTTTATGTTTGTTAAGCTGCAACAATCTCAATACGATCTTTCTGATGATTTTTCACTTTTTAAGCGATCGAGTAATGAACTCTATCGCGTGCTGCAAATTCTCAAATCTTTCCAGAATCTATAA
- a CDS encoding GxxExxY protein — MSLKYEDITKKIIGASFEVHKFLGNGFQEVIYQRALAYEFHQAGLNFAREIEQQIYYKNLPEPIGTRRADFVVEEKILVEIKATKQLEDVHFAQALNYLKVYKLEVGLLINFGSESVQFKRLIKT, encoded by the coding sequence ATGAGTTTAAAATACGAAGACATTACCAAAAAAATAATCGGTGCATCCTTTGAAGTTCATAAATTTCTAGGTAACGGCTTTCAAGAAGTAATTTATCAACGCGCCCTAGCCTACGAATTTCATCAAGCCGGTTTAAATTTTGCCAGAGAAATTGAACAACAAATCTATTACAAAAACTTACCCGAACCTATTGGAACACGACGCGCTGATTTTGTAGTAGAAGAAAAAATATTAGTCGAAATAAAAGCCACCAAACAACTAGAAGATGTCCACTTTGCCCAAGCATTAAATTATCTCAAAGTATATAAATTAGAAGTTGGATTATTGATTAATTTTGGTAGTGAAAGCGTACAATTTAAAAGACTAATAAAAACATAA
- a CDS encoding tetratricopeptide repeat protein, whose translation MFFTNSLENQLQEWNNTINIQPNNVNAYVRRGMVYFKLGKIAESIQDFDHAEKLDIQITPYLWQRGLSYYYAERFAEGAKQFEIDLTVNAQDVEETVWRYLCIARLSGVTEARNSLLPVKNDPRKIMKSIYDLFAGNCTTDDVLNVGKLAGLKGKFYSHLYLGLYYEAENNLELAQEYIVKAADEYKIDDYMWYLAVVHKQLREWE comes from the coding sequence ATGTTTTTTACCAACTCCCTAGAAAATCAACTGCAAGAGTGGAATAATACCATTAACATTCAACCAAATAACGTTAATGCTTATGTCCGTCGCGGCATGGTTTATTTTAAATTAGGAAAAATTGCCGAATCAATTCAAGATTTTGATCATGCAGAAAAGTTAGATATTCAAATTACTCCCTATCTTTGGCAACGAGGATTATCTTATTATTATGCAGAACGATTTGCTGAAGGTGCAAAACAGTTTGAAATTGATTTAACTGTTAACGCTCAAGATGTGGAAGAAACTGTCTGGAGATATCTTTGCATAGCTAGATTATCCGGTGTGACAGAAGCTCGTAATTCTTTATTACCAGTGAAAAATGATCCGCGAAAAATCATGAAATCTATCTATGATTTATTTGCAGGTAATTGTACAACAGATGATGTTTTAAATGTGGGAAAATTGGCAGGATTAAAAGGTAAGTTTTACAGTCATCTATATTTGGGTTTATATTATGAAGCTGAGAATAATTTAGAGTTAGCGCAGGAATATATAGTTAAAGCGGCTGATGAGTACAAAATTGATGATTATATGTGGTATTTAGCAGTAGTACATAAGCAGTTAAGGGAATGGGAGTAA
- the recR gene encoding recombination mediator RecR, with translation MTVYARPLAKLIEQLQRLPGVGPKSAQRLALHILKRPEAEVEALAQALIDAKKQVGLCKVCFHLSSDPVCEICRHPQRDNTTICVVADSRDVIALEKTREYKGKYHVLGGVISPMDGIGPEQLNIQPLVRRVSEQKPQEVILAISPSIEGETTTLYIGQLLKPFTKVTRIAFGLPVGGDLEYADELTLARALEGRRELD, from the coding sequence ATTACGGTTTACGCACGTCCCCTAGCCAAATTAATCGAACAATTGCAACGTCTCCCTGGAGTTGGTCCCAAAAGTGCCCAACGTTTAGCTTTGCATATCTTAAAAAGACCAGAAGCAGAGGTAGAAGCCTTAGCTCAAGCACTTATTGACGCAAAAAAACAGGTCGGTTTATGTAAAGTTTGTTTTCACCTTTCATCAGATCCAGTCTGTGAAATTTGTCGTCACCCTCAGCGAGATAATACAACTATTTGCGTAGTTGCAGATTCCCGTGATGTAATTGCATTGGAAAAAACCCGTGAATATAAAGGTAAATATCATGTTTTAGGTGGCGTAATTTCCCCTATGGATGGTATTGGACCTGAACAGTTAAATATTCAACCTTTAGTGAGAAGAGTCAGCGAACAAAAACCCCAAGAGGTGATTTTAGCCATTAGTCCCAGTATCGAAGGAGAAACCACAACATTATATATCGGTCAATTACTAAAACCATTTACAAAAGTCACCCGCATTGCTTTTGGTTTACCTGTAGGTGGTGATTTAGAATATGCTGATGAATTAACTTTAGCAAGAGCATTAGAAGGACGGAGAGAACTAGATTAA
- a CDS encoding DUF4351 domain-containing protein: protein MRKSISALPLSVVEELSEALLDFQSLDDLQTWLLIHTPSQTD from the coding sequence ATGAGAAAATCTATTTCGGCTTTGCCATTATCTGTGGTAGAAGAATTGAGTGAAGCTCTTTTAGATTTTCAGAGTTTGGATGATTTGCAAACTTGGTTGTTAATCCATACTCCGTCACAAACTGACTAA
- the miaE gene encoding tRNA-(ms[2]io[6]A)-hydroxylase, with translation MLSSPLPTINALKQPTSDAWVEQAIANLDIILLDHSHCERKAAGVALNMMFRYPSNAKMVRELTAIAREELEHFELVNQWLERRHIKLAALSAPPYGAGLKSQVRGQEPQRFLDSLLVTGLIEARSHERLGLLAANCPEPELAEFYRSLMASEARHFGIYWVLADTYYDRKIVMDRLDELAEVESQLLSTLHPEPRIHS, from the coding sequence GTGTTAAGTTCACCTTTACCAACTATCAACGCCCTCAAACAACCTACCAGTGATGCTTGGGTAGAGCAAGCGATCGCTAACCTTGATATTATTTTACTAGATCACTCCCACTGTGAACGCAAAGCCGCAGGAGTAGCATTAAATATGATGTTTCGCTATCCCTCCAATGCTAAAATGGTGAGGGAGTTAACAGCGATCGCTCGTGAAGAACTAGAACACTTTGAACTCGTCAATCAATGGCTAGAACGCCGTCATATCAAACTTGCAGCCCTCTCCGCACCCCCCTACGGTGCAGGTTTAAAATCCCAAGTCCGGGGACAAGAACCCCAGAGATTTTTAGACTCCTTACTCGTTACCGGTTTAATCGAAGCCCGCAGTCATGAACGTTTGGGACTCCTAGCTGCTAACTGTCCAGAACCAGAACTAGCGGAATTTTACCGCAGTTTAATGGCATCAGAAGCCCGACATTTTGGCATATATTGGGTTTTAGCTGACACCTATTATGACCGAAAAATCGTCATGGACAGATTAGATGAATTAGCAGAGGTAGAAAGTCAATTATTATCAACCTTACACCCAGAACCGAGAATACATAGTTAG
- a CDS encoding sterol desaturase family protein — MEYKSLAIVTSIVIFGILETLVPFFQYRQNPVNRFIHNLILGLINSLVINLTVILILNSLWKPTLPQGLFYNLNLPWLHFILSFLLLDLYMYTWHRLIHTWGFAWRFHKVHHTDRLMNISTAYRFHPVEVIVSNIPKIGLIYLLGITPNAWILYESLFAISLVFHHSNFALPLKIDKFLSYLIVTPNYHRAHHCQLTKYLNSNYTSLLTIWDIIFQSRYYPPQPETIQFGVPEETRDFNVISLLKLPFKIKIN; from the coding sequence ATGGAATATAAATCTCTGGCTATTGTCACTAGTATTGTTATATTTGGAATCCTGGAAACCTTAGTTCCTTTCTTTCAATATCGTCAAAATCCCGTTAACAGATTTATTCACAATTTAATATTGGGTTTAATAAATTCTTTGGTGATTAACCTCACAGTTATTTTAATCTTAAATTCTCTCTGGAAACCAACCTTACCCCAGGGTCTTTTTTATAATTTAAATTTACCTTGGTTGCATTTTATTCTCTCTTTTTTATTGCTGGATTTGTATATGTATACGTGGCATAGATTAATCCACACTTGGGGTTTTGCTTGGCGGTTTCACAAAGTTCATCATACAGATAGATTGATGAATATATCCACAGCTTACCGCTTTCATCCGGTAGAAGTAATTGTCTCCAATATCCCCAAAATTGGATTAATTTATCTATTGGGAATTACCCCAAATGCGTGGATATTATATGAATCTTTATTTGCTATATCCTTAGTTTTTCATCATAGTAATTTTGCTTTACCTTTGAAAATAGATAAATTCCTGAGTTATTTGATCGTTACACCTAATTATCATCGCGCTCATCATTGTCAACTAACAAAATATTTAAATAGTAATTACACCAGTTTGTTAACTATCTGGGATATAATATTTCAATCCCGTTATTATCCACCCCAACCAGAAACAATCCAATTTGGTGTACCGGAAGAAACTAGAGATTTTAATGTGATCAGTTTATTGAAATTACCGTTTAAGATTAAAATTAATTAG
- a CDS encoding mercuric reductase, with amino-acid sequence MSNSECPRVTMRPMDEFNQKLIKNVHPDNWLNPQAADYYDLVVIGGGTAGLVVAAGAAGLDLGLKIALIEKNLMGGDCLNFGCIPSKCLIRSARVVEEIKKAKDLGINISQQFDVDFATVMERMRRIRASISHHDSVERFKSLGIDVFLGAGKFKSQNTIEVDDQTLKFKKAVIATGARAVKPKIRGIEAAGYLTNETVFSLTQKPEKLAVIGGGPVGCELAQTFRRLGCEVTLFHRGSHILNQEDPEAAEILQKVLIDEGIRLVLNCQLEEVVTVTEGKRLYFSVNSERDSVTVDEILVGAGRAPNVENLNLEAVGVEYDQTLGVKVNDYLQTTNPKIYAAGDICMNWKFTHAADAAARIVIKNTLFSPFGWGRAKLSSLVMPWVTYTSPEIAHVGMYANEAEKLGIEIETIKIPYSRIDRAIADHEESGFLKIHHKKGSDQILGATIVANHAGEMISEITTAIVNNIGLSKLSSVIHPYPTQAEAIKKAADAYRKTLLTPKTKQLLGFLTKFS; translated from the coding sequence ATGTCAAATTCAGAATGTCCAAGAGTCACAATGCGTCCCATGGATGAATTTAATCAAAAACTAATCAAAAATGTTCATCCCGATAACTGGCTAAATCCCCAAGCGGCTGATTATTATGATTTGGTAGTTATTGGTGGGGGAACTGCGGGTTTAGTTGTCGCTGCGGGGGCTGCGGGTTTAGATTTGGGTTTGAAAATAGCATTAATTGAAAAAAATCTCATGGGAGGAGATTGTTTAAATTTTGGTTGTATCCCCTCTAAATGTTTAATTCGTTCTGCTCGTGTAGTTGAAGAAATCAAAAAAGCCAAGGATTTAGGGATTAATATTTCCCAACAATTTGATGTAGATTTTGCCACAGTTATGGAGAGAATGCGGCGGATTCGGGCGAGTATTAGTCATCATGATTCTGTGGAAAGATTTAAAAGTTTAGGAATTGATGTTTTTTTAGGTGCTGGTAAATTTAAAAGTCAGAATACTATAGAAGTTGATGATCAAACATTAAAGTTTAAAAAAGCTGTCATTGCCACGGGTGCTAGGGCGGTTAAACCAAAAATTCGCGGAATTGAAGCCGCAGGTTATTTAACTAATGAAACTGTTTTTTCTCTAACTCAGAAACCAGAAAAATTAGCAGTAATTGGTGGTGGTCCTGTTGGTTGTGAATTGGCGCAGACATTTCGGCGTTTGGGTTGTGAAGTGACATTATTTCATCGAGGTTCACATATTTTAAATCAGGAAGATCCAGAAGCAGCGGAAATTTTGCAAAAAGTTTTAATTGATGAAGGGATTCGTTTAGTATTAAATTGTCAATTAGAAGAAGTTGTCACAGTTACAGAAGGAAAACGCCTCTATTTTTCTGTAAATAGTGAAAGAGATTCGGTGACAGTTGATGAAATTTTAGTTGGTGCGGGGCGTGCGCCAAATGTGGAAAATTTGAATTTAGAGGCAGTGGGTGTAGAATATGATCAAACCTTGGGTGTGAAAGTGAATGATTATTTGCAAACCACAAATCCCAAAATTTACGCCGCTGGTGATATCTGCATGAATTGGAAATTTACTCACGCGGCAGATGCAGCAGCACGAATTGTGATTAAAAATACCCTATTTTCGCCTTTTGGTTGGGGACGAGCTAAACTCAGTAGTTTGGTGATGCCTTGGGTGACATATACCAGCCCGGAAATTGCTCATGTAGGGATGTATGCAAATGAGGCAGAAAAATTAGGTATAGAGATAGAAACTATTAAGATTCCTTATAGTCGCATAGATCGAGCGATCGCAGATCATGAAGAATCTGGTTTTTTAAAGATACATCACAAAAAAGGATCAGATCAAATCCTGGGTGCAACCATAGTTGCTAATCACGCAGGAGAGATGATTTCCGAAATTACGACAGCTATTGTTAACAATATTGGTTTAAGTAAACTTAGCAGTGTAATTCATCCTTACCCCACCCAAGCAGAAGCCATTAAAAAAGCCGCAGACGCTTATCGTAAGACTTTACTCACACCAAAAACTAAACAATTATTGGGATTTTTAACCAAGTTTTCTTAA
- a CDS encoding TVP38/TMEM64 family protein gives MIFMVMTFLSELDLALAQESISASSLSFLPFLQNTLQWINSLGAVGGIVFIGIYIIATLAFLPAAILTLGAGIIFGVIWGSLYVFIGATLGAVAAFLVGRYLARGWVKEKISRYKKFAIIDKAVSKEGLKIVLLTRLSPLFPFNLLNYALGVTSVSFKDYLLGSVGMIPGTIMYVYIGYLAGDLALIANKNQPSNMILHWVIQIIGFIATIAVTVYVTKIAKKALEEEISE, from the coding sequence ATAATTTTTATGGTTATGACATTTTTATCAGAATTAGATTTAGCTTTAGCGCAGGAATCTATTAGTGCATCTTCTCTCAGTTTCCTGCCATTTCTACAAAATACTTTACAATGGATTAATAGTCTTGGTGCTGTGGGGGGAATAGTATTTATTGGTATTTATATTATTGCCACTTTGGCTTTTTTACCAGCCGCAATTCTTACTTTGGGTGCTGGTATAATTTTTGGGGTAATTTGGGGTTCTTTATATGTGTTTATTGGTGCTACTTTGGGGGCTGTAGCTGCATTTTTAGTAGGACGTTATTTAGCTAGAGGTTGGGTGAAAGAGAAAATATCTAGGTATAAAAAATTTGCCATCATTGATAAAGCAGTTAGTAAAGAAGGATTAAAAATTGTCTTATTAACTCGACTTTCTCCCCTCTTTCCTTTCAACTTATTAAACTACGCTTTGGGAGTTACTAGTGTTTCTTTTAAAGACTATCTTCTGGGTTCAGTAGGAATGATTCCGGGGACAATTATGTATGTTTATATTGGATATTTAGCAGGAGATTTAGCCTTAATTGCTAATAAGAATCAACCTAGTAATATGATCCTCCACTGGGTAATTCAAATTATTGGGTTTATAGCGACAATTGCTGTTACAGTTTATGTAACTAAGATCGCTAAAAAAGCCTTAGAAGAGGAAATTTCAGAATAA
- a CDS encoding TIGR04283 family arsenosugar biosynthesis glycosyltransferase codes for MTEIINQNFNRDLISIIIPTLNEADNIQEAIISSQIGSHIEIIIVDGGSQDQTLLIAKSLNVQVIISPPGRANQMNAGAMAANGEILLFLHADTRLPTNFEQMIRTTLAQPGIVAGAFALQINAPDWGLRLVEFGVKWRSHLWQMPYGDQAIFLTKDVFGQVGNFPQIPIMEDFELMRKLKTLGKIYLLPTPVITSPRRWLKKGIIQTTLGNQIIVIAYLLGIPPQRIRNWYSSLKL; via the coding sequence ATGACGGAAATCATAAATCAAAATTTTAATCGGGACTTAATTTCTATTATTATTCCCACACTCAATGAAGCTGATAATATTCAGGAGGCAATTATTAGCAGTCAAATTGGCAGTCATATAGAAATCATTATAGTTGATGGTGGTTCACAAGATCAAACATTATTAATAGCCAAATCCTTGAATGTTCAGGTGATTATTTCTCCTCCTGGACGTGCTAATCAAATGAATGCGGGTGCTATGGCTGCTAATGGGGAGATTTTGCTGTTTCTCCATGCTGATACTCGTTTACCGACTAATTTCGAGCAGATGATTCGCACAACCTTGGCACAACCGGGAATTGTCGCTGGTGCGTTTGCTTTACAGATCAATGCCCCCGATTGGGGCTTGCGTTTAGTCGAATTTGGTGTAAAATGGCGATCGCATCTTTGGCAAATGCCCTATGGTGATCAAGCTATTTTTCTCACCAAAGATGTATTTGGGCAAGTTGGTAATTTCCCCCAAATACCAATCATGGAAGACTTTGAACTCATGAGGAAATTAAAAACTCTGGGGAAAATTTATCTATTACCAACACCTGTAATTACTTCACCGCGAAGATGGTTAAAAAAAGGAATTATCCAAACTACTCTTGGGAATCAAATTATTGTCATTGCTTATTTACTAGGTATTCCCCCTCAGCGAATTCGTAATTGGTACTCTTCTTTGAAATTGTAA
- a CDS encoding sodium:calcium antiporter, with the protein MLFLQVIICITLVIFIGSSLSQSADILAEKTGMGRTWVGTILLAGVTSLPELATGTSAIILFNSPDLAVGGILGSCLFNLLILALLDIYNGPEPVLQRAQISHGLAASLGCVMLGVTTLGILLAKTEMNLAVGWVGIPSIILLWLYWLSARMIAQFEMRRRAQVLEEEIEAFQYQHITSKQAYLRFIFLSVIIVILGIWLAFLGDRVAEVTGLGQSFIGAILLATATSLPEVVASLAAIRLNAVDLAVSNIFGSNITNLAILGVYDLVYLQGNLWLNISQIHIFTAIVAMIMTSVAINGLIYHAVSGSRMYITWDGLTLVVLYIGAMYVIYRDIF; encoded by the coding sequence ATGCTATTTCTCCAAGTTATTATATGTATTACTTTAGTAATTTTCATCGGCTCATCACTTTCCCAAAGTGCCGATATATTAGCAGAAAAAACCGGAATGGGACGAACTTGGGTAGGAACAATTCTCTTAGCAGGTGTCACATCTTTGCCGGAACTAGCCACAGGGACAAGTGCCATTATTCTGTTTAACTCTCCAGACCTAGCTGTAGGGGGCATCTTGGGCAGTTGTCTCTTTAATTTACTCATTTTGGCATTACTTGATATTTACAACGGACCTGAACCCGTACTACAGCGAGCGCAGATTAGTCATGGATTAGCCGCTAGTTTGGGCTGTGTCATGCTAGGTGTGACGACTCTAGGAATACTCCTAGCGAAAACAGAAATGAATTTAGCTGTAGGATGGGTGGGTATCCCTAGTATTATCTTACTCTGGCTCTATTGGTTGAGCGCCCGCATGATTGCTCAATTTGAGATGAGACGACGCGCACAAGTGCTAGAGGAAGAAATTGAGGCTTTTCAATATCAACATATTACCTCAAAACAAGCATATCTGAGGTTTATTTTCCTCTCAGTCATAATTGTAATTCTCGGTATTTGGTTGGCATTTTTAGGTGATAGAGTTGCAGAGGTAACTGGATTAGGACAAAGCTTTATTGGTGCAATTCTCTTAGCTACAGCCACTTCCCTTCCTGAAGTAGTAGCATCATTAGCTGCTATTCGACTTAATGCCGTTGATTTAGCAGTATCCAATATTTTTGGTTCTAATATCACCAATTTAGCAATTTTGGGCGTTTATGATTTGGTGTATTTACAAGGTAATCTTTGGTTAAACATCAGTCAGATACATATATTTACTGCTATTGTTGCCATGATTATGACTTCAGTAGCTATTAATGGGCTAATTTACCATGCTGTCAGTGGTTCACGAATGTACATTACCTGGGATGGATTAACTCTAGTTGTCCTCTATATTGGCGCAATGTACGTGATTTACCGGGATATATTTTGA
- a CDS encoding DUF6737 family protein has translation MSEQQTISPWKYKPWWCQPWSIILTAVTLISGSWLIFKIIWVTILVAIPLLIWMGFFLLIWPQIMIRSGVLDNLQKNP, from the coding sequence ATGTCTGAACAACAAACAATTAGTCCTTGGAAATATAAACCTTGGTGGTGTCAACCTTGGTCAATTATACTCACTGCTGTTACATTAATTAGCGGTAGTTGGTTAATATTTAAAATTATTTGGGTGACAATTTTAGTAGCTATTCCATTATTAATTTGGATGGGATTTTTTCTGTTAATTTGGCCACAAATAATGATTCGTAGTGGGGTTTTAGATAATTTGCAAAAAAATCCTTAA
- a CDS encoding NAD(P)/FAD-dependent oxidoreductase has translation MVVPREKNAPHEVVIVGGGFGGLYAAKALANAKVNVTLIDKRNFHLFQPLLYQVATGTLSPSDISAPLRSVFSKSKNTKVLLGEVNNIDPKAQRVIFGDESVHYDTLILATGANHSYFGKDNWKEFAPGLKTVEDAIEMRRQIFSAFEAAEKESDPAKRQALLTFVIVGGGPTGVELSGAIAELAYQTLKEDFRNIDTTETKILLLQGGDRILPHIAPELSQVAIESLQKLGVVIHTQTRVTNIENDIVTFKQNGELTEIPSKTILWAAGVQGSALGKILAERTDVECDFSARVIVEPDLTIKDYKNIFVIGDLANFSYQNGKPLPGVAPVAKQQGEYVGKLIKRRLQGRTLPEFKYNDVGSLAMIGQNLAVVDLGFIKLTGFIAWVFWLVIHIYFLIEFDTKLVVVIQWAWNYITRNRRSRLITGKDAFLATQPVNNSSDSQPNKNKQPVNL, from the coding sequence ATGGTTGTTCCCCGTGAGAAGAATGCACCACATGAGGTTGTTATTGTTGGTGGTGGCTTTGGTGGACTGTATGCAGCCAAGGCTCTTGCGAATGCGAAGGTAAATGTTACTCTCATTGATAAACGTAATTTTCACCTATTTCAGCCGCTTTTATATCAAGTTGCCACAGGTACGCTATCACCTTCGGATATTTCTGCACCACTACGATCTGTATTCAGCAAAAGTAAGAATACAAAGGTATTGTTAGGAGAAGTAAATAATATTGATCCCAAAGCGCAACGAGTTATTTTTGGTGATGAATCCGTACATTATGATACATTAATTCTAGCCACTGGTGCTAATCATTCCTATTTTGGTAAGGATAATTGGAAAGAATTTGCCCCTGGCTTGAAAACTGTGGAAGATGCGATAGAAATGCGTCGGCAGATATTTTCAGCATTTGAAGCCGCAGAAAAAGAAAGTGATCCAGCAAAACGTCAGGCTTTGTTAACTTTTGTGATTGTGGGGGGGGGTCCAACTGGTGTAGAATTGTCTGGTGCGATCGCAGAGTTAGCATACCAAACCCTCAAAGAAGATTTTCGTAACATTGACACCACAGAAACGAAAATTTTACTATTGCAAGGGGGCGATCGCATTCTCCCACACATTGCCCCAGAATTATCGCAAGTAGCAATAGAATCTTTACAAAAGTTGGGTGTGGTTATTCACACTCAAACCAGAGTCACAAATATTGAAAATGACATTGTTACTTTCAAGCAAAACGGTGAATTGACAGAAATCCCCTCAAAAACCATCCTGTGGGCAGCAGGTGTACAAGGTTCAGCTTTGGGAAAAATCCTTGCAGAACGCACAGATGTAGAATGCGATTTCTCTGCCAGAGTAATTGTAGAACCTGACTTGACTATCAAGGATTATAAAAACATTTTCGTAATTGGAGACTTAGCTAATTTCTCCTATCAAAATGGTAAACCCCTACCTGGTGTTGCCCCCGTAGCTAAACAACAAGGAGAGTATGTAGGTAAACTCATCAAACGACGGCTTCAAGGTCGTACTTTACCGGAATTTAAATACAATGATGTGGGTAGTTTGGCAATGATTGGGCAAAATTTAGCCGTTGTAGATTTAGGCTTCATCAAACTTACAGGTTTCATTGCTTGGGTATTTTGGCTAGTAATTCACATCTATTTCTTGATTGAGTTTGACACTAAACTAGTAGTAGTAATTCAGTGGGCTTGGAATTATATTACTCGTAATCGTCGCTCTCGATTGATTACAGGTAAAGACGCTTTTTTAGCAACACAACCTGTTAACAATAGCAGTGATTCCCAACCTAACAAAAATAAGCAGCCAGTCAATCTCTAG